The following are encoded in a window of Ricinus communis isolate WT05 ecotype wild-type chromosome 4, ASM1957865v1, whole genome shotgun sequence genomic DNA:
- the LOC8270392 gene encoding organic cation/carnitine transporter 3-like: MADSTPLLTQRNSSADSKQPPPSLDEVIEQCVGDLGLSQFIQAIIVSISWAFDAQQTFISVFTEAEPTWHCTDQHGNGLCNDNICHLSKDSWAWDRPIYSSVISDWGLECSSSFIKGLPASSFFMGCLAGGLFLTTLADSCLGRKNMLLLSCLMMSFASLLTVFSPNIWIYSVLKFVNGFGRATIGTCALVLSTEVVGKRWRGQVGVIGFFCFTLGFLSLPAIAYINRDSSWRHLYLWTSIPTIFYCILVHLWVRESPRWLLIRGRKDEAMGILTSIAAIDGSCLTSNFSDFRFEQESWNVDIYSAIKILLEKRWAFRRLSTVMVVGFGTGLVYYGMPLGLGTLDFNLYLSVMFNALSELPAALITFFLINKLNRKCSLLVFSSLSGVCSILCVLLGKLSSKIQIGLEMISFFCACTGFNILLIYTIELFPTCVRNSAISMVRQALVFGGVFSPVLVAAGRESALLSYGVFGLVIGICGVFVICLPETMGETICDTMEEEEHKQRFPSNGEEGI, from the coding sequence ATGGCTGACTCAACTCCTCTTCTCACTCAAAGAAACTCTTCAGCCGACTCTAAACAGCCTCCTCCGTCGCTCGATGAAGTGATTGAACAATGTGTTGGAGATTTAGGGTTATCCCAGTTCATTCAGGCCATCATCGTATCAATTTCATGGGCTTTTGATGCACAACAAACCTTCATCAGTGTTTTCACAGAAGCTGAACCAACTTGGCACTGCACTGATCAGCATGGAAATGGATTATGTAATGATAACATTTGTCATCTTTCTAAAGATTCATGGGCTTGGGACAGGCCAATATACTCATCAGTCATATCGGACTGGGGACTTGAGTGCTCCAGTTCATTTATCAAAGGCTTACCGGCATCTTCTTTCTTCATGGGATGCCTAGCAGGTGGCCTATTTCTAACTACCCTAGCGGACTCCTGTCTTGGTCGAAAGAACATGCTCCTTCTCTCATGTCTGATGATGTCTTTTGCTTCTTTACTTACTGTTTTCTCTCCAAACATTTGGATCTACTcagttttaaaatttgttaatgGGTTTGGTCGTGCAACGATCGGAACTTGTGCACTTGTGTTATCAACAGAGGTAGTTGGGAAACGATGGCGAGGTCAGGTAGGAGTCAttggtttcttttgttttactttagGGTTTTTGTCATTGCCAGCTATTGCTTACATAAATAGAGATTCTTCTTGGAGACATCTCTATCTATGGACTTCTATTCCTACCATTTTCTACTGCATATTAGTTCACTTATGGGTTCGTGAGTCTCCTAGATGGCTTCTCATTCGTGGGAGAAAAGATGAAGCTATGGGAATATTAACAAGTATTGCAGCGATTGACGGTAGTTGCTTGACAAGCAACTTTTCTGATTTTAGATTTGAGCAAGAGTCATGGAATGTTGACATTTACTCCGCAATCAAGATTCTACTGGAGAAAAGGTGGGCTTTTCGAAGATTATCTACTGTTATGGTCGTAGGATTCGGCACTGGCTTGGTGTATTATGGCATGCCATTAGGCCTAGGAACTCTGGACTTTAATCTGTACTTAAGCGTCATGTTCAATGCCTTATCGGAGCTACCAGCAGCTCTAATCACATTCTTCCTcatcaataaattaaacagAAAATGTTCATTATTGGTGTTTAGTAGTCTAAGTGGAGTTTGTAGCATATTATGCGTCCTTTTGGGAAAATTATCATCAAAGATACAGATAGGATTGGAGATGATATCCTTCTTTTGCGCATGTACAGGATTTAACATTCTACTGATATACACCATAGAGTTGTTTCCTACTTGTGTTAGGAACTCAGCAATATCAATGGTCAGGCAAGCACTTGTGTTTGGCGGTGTGTTTAGTCCAGTACTAGTTGCTGCCGGAAGAGAAAGTGCTCTTCTATCATATGGAGTATTTGGATTGGTGATAGGCATATGTGGGGTGTTTGTGATCTGTTTGCCGGAGACAATGGGAGAAACAATTTGTGACACgatggaagaagaagagcaCAAACAAAGATTTCCCTCTAATGGAGAAGAAGGCATCTAA